The Pseudomonas azadiae genome includes a window with the following:
- the dnaE gene encoding DNA polymerase III subunit alpha, which yields MPASFVHLRLHTEYSLVDGLVRIKPLVKTLVGMNMPAVAVTDQNNMCSLVKFYKNAMGAGIKPICGVDLWLSNKDPDNALSRISLLAMNGVGYRNLTELISRGFIDGQRNGSIIIEREWVAEASEGVIMLSAAKEGEIGLALLGGNPHEAEVLAREWMQVFPDRFYLEVQRTNRPNDEEHLHAAVALADKLGAPLVATNDVRFIKKEDFEAHETRVCIGEGRALDDPRRSKNYSEEQYLKSAEEMAELFSDLPEALENSVEIAKRCNIEVKLGKHFLPNFPIPDGMTIDEYFRKVSFDGLEDRLSVLLPKDTTEDYEAKRQVYVDRLNFELDIIIQMGFPGYFLIVMDFIQWAKNNGVPVGPGRGSGAGSLVAYVQKITDLDPLEYDLLFERFLNPERVSMPDFDVDFCMDGRDRVIEYVAEKYGRNAVSQIITFGSMAAKAVIRDVARVQGKSYGLADRLSKMIPFEVGMTLEKAYEQEEILRDFIKVDEEAAEIWDMARKLEGVVRNVGKHAGGVVIAPTKLTDFSPIYCDEEGDGLVTQFDKDDVEAAGLVKFDFLGLRTLTIIDWALKTINRDRAKVGEAPLDIAFIPLDDKPTYSLLQKAETTAVFQLESRGMKELIKKLKPDCLEDLIALVALFRPGPLQSGMVDDFINRKHGRAELAYPHSDYQYEGLKPVLAPTYGIILYQEQVMQIAQVMAGYTLGGADMLRRAMGKKKPEEMAKQRGGFIEGCATNNIDADLAGNIFDLVEKFAGYGFNKSHSAAYGLVSYQTAWLKAHYPAPFMAAVLSADMHNTDKVVTLIEEVRTMKLRLDAPDVNASEFKFTVNDEGRIIYGLGAIKGVGEGPVEAITEARQDGPFKDLFDFCARVDLKRINKRTLDGLIRSGALDRLGPYFHDEPKAYQANIDRNRAVLLTAMEEAIKAAEQTARTHDSGHADLFGGLFVEEDADVYANHRKAKELTLKERLKGEKDTLGLYLTGHPIDEYEGEIRRFARQRIIDLKPARDTQTVAGMIIALRVMKNKKGDKMGFITLDDRSGRIEASLFADAFHSAQSLLQTDAMVVVEGEVSNDDFSGGLRLRIKRVMSMEDARTNLAESLRLKVKTEALKGDQLRWLGDLLKRHRGACPVTMEYTGNDAKAMLQFGETWRIDPADGLIQALRDQFGRDNVFLQYR from the coding sequence ATGCCGGCTTCATTCGTTCATCTACGCCTGCACACTGAATACTCCCTGGTCGACGGCCTGGTACGGATCAAACCGCTGGTCAAAACCCTGGTGGGCATGAATATGCCTGCTGTAGCGGTTACCGATCAGAACAACATGTGTTCCCTGGTCAAGTTCTACAAGAACGCCATGGGCGCCGGCATCAAGCCGATCTGCGGCGTCGACCTGTGGCTGTCCAACAAAGACCCGGACAACGCACTGAGCCGCATCAGCCTGCTGGCCATGAACGGCGTGGGCTATCGCAACCTCACCGAACTGATTTCCCGTGGCTTTATCGACGGCCAGCGCAACGGTTCGATCATCATCGAGCGCGAATGGGTTGCCGAGGCCAGCGAAGGGGTAATCATGCTCTCGGCAGCCAAAGAGGGCGAGATCGGTCTCGCACTGCTCGGCGGCAACCCGCACGAAGCCGAGGTGCTGGCGCGCGAGTGGATGCAGGTGTTCCCCGATCGCTTCTACCTGGAAGTGCAACGCACCAACCGCCCCAACGACGAAGAACATCTGCACGCTGCCGTGGCCCTGGCCGACAAGCTGGGCGCGCCGCTGGTGGCAACCAACGATGTGCGCTTCATCAAGAAGGAAGACTTCGAGGCCCACGAAACCCGCGTGTGTATCGGCGAAGGCCGGGCCCTGGATGACCCGCGTCGCTCGAAAAACTACAGCGAAGAGCAATACCTCAAAAGCGCCGAAGAAATGGCCGAGTTGTTCAGCGACTTGCCCGAGGCCCTGGAAAACTCCGTCGAAATTGCCAAGCGCTGCAATATCGAAGTGAAGCTGGGCAAGCACTTCCTGCCCAACTTCCCGATTCCCGATGGCATGACCATCGATGAGTACTTCCGCAAAGTATCGTTCGACGGCCTTGAGGATCGCCTCAGCGTCCTGTTGCCCAAAGACACCACCGAAGATTACGAGGCCAAACGCCAGGTCTACGTCGACCGGTTGAATTTCGAGCTGGATATCATCATCCAGATGGGGTTCCCCGGTTACTTCCTGATCGTGATGGACTTTATCCAGTGGGCCAAGAACAACGGCGTGCCGGTCGGCCCGGGCCGTGGGTCAGGTGCTGGCTCGCTGGTCGCCTATGTACAGAAGATCACCGACCTCGACCCGTTGGAATATGACCTGCTGTTCGAACGCTTCCTGAACCCGGAACGGGTCTCCATGCCCGACTTCGACGTCGACTTCTGCATGGACGGCCGTGACCGCGTCATTGAATACGTGGCCGAGAAATACGGCCGCAACGCGGTCAGCCAGATCATCACCTTCGGTTCCATGGCCGCCAAGGCGGTGATTCGCGACGTGGCCCGGGTGCAGGGCAAGTCATACGGCCTGGCCGATCGCCTGTCGAAGATGATCCCGTTCGAAGTCGGCATGACCCTTGAAAAAGCCTACGAGCAGGAAGAAATCCTGCGCGACTTCATCAAGGTCGATGAAGAAGCCGCCGAAATCTGGGACATGGCGCGCAAACTCGAAGGCGTGGTGCGTAACGTCGGTAAACACGCCGGTGGTGTGGTTATCGCTCCGACCAAGCTCACCGACTTTTCGCCGATCTATTGCGATGAAGAAGGCGACGGCCTGGTCACCCAGTTCGACAAGGACGACGTGGAGGCGGCCGGCCTGGTGAAGTTTGACTTCCTCGGCCTGCGTACCCTGACGATCATCGACTGGGCGCTCAAGACCATCAACCGCGACCGCGCCAAGGTGGGTGAAGCACCGCTGGATATCGCCTTTATCCCGCTGGATGACAAGCCGACCTACAGCCTGCTGCAAAAAGCCGAAACCACTGCGGTGTTCCAGCTTGAGTCGCGCGGCATGAAGGAGCTGATCAAAAAACTCAAGCCCGACTGCCTGGAAGACTTGATCGCCCTGGTGGCCCTGTTCCGTCCGGGCCCGTTGCAATCGGGCATGGTGGATGACTTCATCAACCGCAAGCACGGCCGCGCCGAACTGGCGTACCCGCACTCCGACTACCAGTACGAAGGCCTCAAGCCCGTACTGGCGCCGACCTACGGCATCATCCTGTATCAGGAACAGGTGATGCAGATTGCCCAGGTGATGGCTGGCTACACCCTGGGCGGCGCCGACATGCTGCGTCGTGCAATGGGTAAGAAAAAGCCCGAGGAAATGGCCAAGCAGCGCGGCGGTTTCATTGAAGGTTGCGCCACCAACAATATCGATGCGGACCTGGCCGGTAACATCTTCGACCTGGTGGAAAAATTCGCCGGTTACGGCTTCAACAAATCCCACTCCGCCGCCTACGGCCTGGTGTCGTACCAGACCGCCTGGCTGAAAGCCCATTATCCGGCGCCGTTCATGGCCGCGGTACTCTCGGCGGATATGCACAACACCGACAAGGTCGTGACCTTGATCGAGGAAGTGCGCACCATGAAGCTGCGCCTCGATGCGCCGGACGTGAACGCTTCGGAGTTCAAGTTCACGGTGAACGACGAAGGCCGCATCATCTATGGCCTCGGCGCGATCAAAGGCGTGGGCGAGGGGCCGGTGGAAGCGATCACCGAAGCGCGCCAGGACGGGCCGTTCAAGGACTTGTTCGATTTTTGCGCGCGGGTGGACCTCAAACGCATCAACAAGCGAACCCTCGATGGCCTGATCCGCAGCGGCGCGCTCGACCGTCTCGGCCCGTATTTCCATGACGAGCCCAAGGCTTACCAGGCAAATATCGACCGCAACCGCGCGGTGTTGCTCACCGCGATGGAAGAGGCGATCAAGGCGGCCGAACAGACCGCCCGCACCCATGACAGCGGCCACGCCGACCTGTTTGGCGGGCTGTTCGTCGAAGAAGATGCGGATGTGTACGCTAACCACCGCAAGGCCAAGGAACTGACCCTCAAGGAACGCCTCAAGGGCGAGAAAGACACCCTGGGCCTGTACCTCACCGGTCACCCGATTGACGAATACGAAGGCGAGATCCGCCGGTTCGCCCGTCAGCGCATCATCGACCTCAAGCCCGCGCGAGACACCCAGACCGTCGCCGGCATGATCATCGCCCTGCGGGTGATGAAAAACAAAAAGGGCGACAAGATGGGTTTTATCACCCTAGACGACCGCTCGGGCCGCATCGAAGCGTCGCTGTTTGCCGACGCGTTCCACTCCGCCCAGTCGCTGCTGCAGACCGACGCCATGGTGGTGGTGGAAGGGGAGGTCAGCAATGATGATTTCTCCGGCGGCCTGCGCCTGCGGATCAAGCGGGTGATGAGCATGGAAGATGCGCGTACCAATTTGG
- the rnhB gene encoding ribonuclease HII, with amino-acid sequence MTTQMGLDFSLVAEAHELVAGVDEVGRGPLCGAVVTAAVILDPNRPILGLNDSKKLTEARREKLYDEICEKALSWHIARAEVEEIDELNILHATMLAMQRAVEGLHITPKLAKIDGNRCPKLAMPAEAVIQGDGKVPAIAAASILAKVSRDREMAAFELIYPGYGIGGHKGYPTPVHLEALARLGPTPIHRRSFAPVRQAYELRESLIEV; translated from the coding sequence ATGACGACGCAAATGGGCCTGGATTTCAGTCTGGTTGCCGAAGCCCACGAGCTGGTGGCCGGGGTTGACGAAGTCGGCCGCGGGCCTTTGTGCGGCGCCGTCGTCACGGCGGCGGTGATCCTCGATCCGAACCGTCCGATTCTCGGCCTCAACGACTCGAAAAAACTCACCGAAGCGCGCCGCGAAAAGCTCTACGACGAAATTTGTGAGAAGGCCCTGAGCTGGCACATCGCCCGCGCCGAAGTCGAAGAGATCGACGAGCTGAACATCCTCCACGCAACCATGCTTGCCATGCAGCGCGCGGTGGAAGGCCTGCATATTACCCCCAAGCTGGCGAAGATCGACGGCAACCGCTGTCCGAAACTGGCAATGCCGGCCGAGGCGGTGATTCAAGGCGACGGCAAGGTACCTGCCATCGCTGCTGCGTCGATCCTGGCCAAGGTCAGCCGCGACCGTGAAATGGCCGCGTTTGAACTGATCTACCCGGGCTACGGCATCGGTGGGCATAAAGGCTACCCGACGCCCGTTCATCTGGAAGCCCTGGCTCGCCTCGGGCCGACGCCGATCCATCGCCGCTCCTTCGCCCCGGTGCGCCAGGCTTACGAGCTGCGCGAGAGCCTCATCGAGGTATAG
- the lpxD gene encoding UDP-3-O-(3-hydroxymyristoyl)glucosamine N-acyltransferase has translation MTATIKLGELAEFLGATLHGSPEKEITGLATLQEAGPAQLSFLANPQYRKYLVDSRAAAVLLKAADAEGFAGEALVVDDPYLAYARVSHLFDPKPKAAGGIHPSAVIADDAQVDPAASIGAFAVIESGARIAAGVTVGAHCFIGARCEIGADGWLAPRVTLYHDVRIGKRVVIQSGAVIGGEGFGFANAKGIWNKIAQVGGVVIGDDVEIGVNTAVDRGALADTVIGNGVKLDNQIQIAHNVQIGDHTAMAACVGISGSTRIGKHCMLAGGVGLVGHIDICDNVFITGMTMVTHSITEPGAYSSGTAMQPAAEWRKSAARLRQLDDMARRLKQLEKRVGDVTPGGNASSEG, from the coding sequence ATGACCGCGACTATCAAGCTCGGCGAGTTGGCCGAGTTCCTGGGGGCCACGTTGCATGGCTCCCCGGAGAAGGAAATTACTGGGCTAGCCACCTTGCAGGAGGCTGGCCCAGCTCAGTTGAGCTTCCTCGCAAATCCTCAATACCGTAAATACCTGGTCGACAGCAGAGCCGCAGCCGTGTTGCTCAAAGCCGCTGACGCCGAGGGGTTTGCCGGGGAGGCGCTGGTGGTGGACGACCCGTACCTGGCTTATGCGCGGGTGTCGCACCTGTTCGATCCGAAACCCAAGGCAGCCGGCGGTATTCATCCGTCTGCGGTGATTGCCGATGATGCCCAGGTTGACCCCGCAGCCAGCATCGGTGCCTTTGCGGTGATCGAGAGCGGTGCGCGCATTGCTGCAGGTGTCACGGTCGGTGCTCATTGCTTTATCGGTGCGCGCTGTGAAATCGGCGCCGACGGTTGGCTCGCACCGCGCGTAACCCTGTATCACGATGTGCGTATCGGTAAGCGTGTGGTCATCCAGTCGGGTGCCGTGATTGGTGGCGAAGGCTTCGGCTTTGCCAACGCCAAGGGCATCTGGAACAAGATTGCCCAGGTTGGCGGCGTAGTGATCGGCGACGACGTGGAGATTGGCGTGAACACTGCTGTCGATCGGGGGGCCCTGGCCGATACCGTGATCGGCAACGGCGTGAAGCTCGATAACCAGATCCAGATCGCCCACAACGTGCAGATTGGCGATCACACCGCCATGGCCGCTTGTGTGGGGATCTCCGGCAGCACCCGGATCGGCAAGCATTGCATGCTCGCCGGCGGTGTAGGGCTGGTGGGGCATATCGATATTTGCGACAACGTCTTCATCACTGGCATGACCATGGTCACCCACTCGATTACCGAGCCCGGGGCCTATTCTTCCGGTACCGCCATGCAGCCCGCGGCTGAATGGCGCAAGAGTGCAGCGCGGTTGAGGCAGCTCGACGACATGGCTCGACGTCTCAAACAGCTGGAAAAGCGTGTTGGGGACGTGACCCCTGGCGGTAATGCTTCATCAGAAGGCTGA
- a CDS encoding OmpH family outer membrane protein has translation MRKLTQLVLLATVLVATPAFAEMKIAVLNYQMALLESDAAKRYAVDAEKKFGPQLTKLKTLESSAKGIQDRLVAGGDKMQQGERERLELEFKQKARDYQFQSKELNEAKAVADREMLKQLKPKLDSAVEEVIKKGAFDLVFERGAVIDVKPQYDITRQVIERMNQLK, from the coding sequence GTGCGTAAGTTGACTCAATTGGTTCTGCTGGCAACCGTGCTGGTAGCGACCCCGGCCTTCGCCGAAATGAAAATCGCCGTGCTGAACTATCAGATGGCTCTTCTGGAGTCCGACGCGGCCAAGCGTTATGCGGTGGATGCCGAGAAGAAATTTGGTCCGCAACTGACCAAGCTCAAGACGCTGGAAAGCAGCGCCAAGGGCATCCAGGATCGTCTGGTAGCCGGTGGCGACAAGATGCAGCAAGGCGAACGCGAGCGTCTGGAGCTTGAGTTCAAGCAAAAGGCCCGTGACTACCAGTTCCAGTCCAAGGAACTGAACGAAGCCAAAGCTGTTGCCGACCGTGAAATGCTGAAACAGCTGAAGCCGAAACTCGACAGTGCTGTGGAAGAAGTCATCAAGAAGGGTGCCTTTGACCTGGTGTTCGAGCGTGGCGCTGTGATCGACGTCAAGCCTCAATACGACATCACCCGTCAGGTGATCGAGCGCATGAACCAGCTGAAGTAA
- the lpxB gene encoding lipid-A-disaccharide synthase, producing MANLRIALVAGEASGDILGAGLMRALKAQHPAVEFMGVGGPLMQAEGLVSYFPMERLSVMGLVEVLGRLRELLARRKLLIQTLIEEKPDVFIGIDAPDFTLTIELKLRQAGIKTVHYVSPSVWAWRQKRVLKIREGCDLMLTLLPFEARFYEEKGVPVRFVGHTLADTIPLEADRAAARAELGLAAGPLVALMPGSRGGEVGRLASVFFDAAERLQALKPGVRFVLPCASPQRRAQIETLLEGRNLPLTLLDGQSHLALAACDAVLIASGTATLEALLYKRPMVVAYRLAPLTFWILKRMVKSPYISLPNLLAQRLLVPELLQDDATPEALAKTLLPLIDGGEEQTRGFDDIHRTLRRDASNQAADAVLTLIGKKQDAL from the coding sequence ATGGCTAATCTGCGTATCGCGCTGGTGGCCGGAGAAGCTTCCGGTGACATTTTGGGCGCAGGTCTTATGCGGGCCCTCAAGGCCCAGCATCCGGCGGTGGAATTCATGGGGGTCGGCGGCCCGCTGATGCAGGCCGAAGGGCTCGTTTCCTATTTCCCCATGGAGCGCTTGTCGGTCATGGGGCTGGTGGAAGTACTGGGCCGTCTGCGCGAGCTGCTCGCGCGGCGCAAACTGCTGATCCAGACCCTGATTGAAGAAAAGCCCGACGTGTTTATCGGAATCGACGCGCCGGACTTCACCCTCACTATCGAACTCAAGTTGCGTCAGGCCGGGATCAAGACTGTGCACTACGTCAGCCCGTCCGTGTGGGCGTGGCGGCAGAAGCGCGTGCTCAAGATCCGCGAAGGCTGCGACTTGATGCTGACCCTGCTGCCATTCGAAGCCAGGTTCTACGAAGAGAAGGGCGTGCCGGTGCGGTTTGTCGGGCATACCCTGGCCGACACCATTCCATTGGAGGCTGACCGCGCCGCGGCGCGCGCCGAGCTCGGCTTGGCAGCCGGCCCGCTGGTCGCGCTGATGCCCGGCAGTCGTGGCGGCGAAGTCGGGCGCCTGGCTTCGGTATTCTTTGACGCTGCCGAGCGCCTGCAAGCCTTGAAGCCAGGCGTACGTTTCGTACTGCCCTGCGCGAGTCCGCAACGTCGTGCACAGATCGAAACGCTGCTTGAAGGCCGCAACCTGCCGTTGACCTTGCTCGACGGCCAATCGCACCTGGCGCTCGCGGCCTGTGATGCGGTGCTGATCGCTTCGGGTACGGCCACTCTGGAGGCCTTGCTGTACAAGCGACCGATGGTCGTGGCGTACCGCCTGGCGCCATTGACGTTCTGGATCCTCAAGCGCATGGTCAAAAGCCCTTACATCTCCTTGCCGAACCTGTTGGCCCAGCGCCTGTTGGTGCCGGAGTTGTTGCAGGACGATGCAACACCCGAAGCCCTCGCGAAAACCCTACTACCCTTGATTGACGGCGGTGAAGAACAGACCCGCGGTTTCGACGACATCCACCGCACCCTGCGCCGTGATGCGTCGAATCAGGCGGCGGACGCCGTGTTGACCTTGATCGGCAAAAAACAGGACGCTTTATGA
- the fabZ gene encoding 3-hydroxyacyl-ACP dehydratase FabZ, producing MMDINEIREYLPHRYPFLLVDRVVDLNVEEKRIRAYKNVSINEPFFNGHFPAHPIMPGVLIIEAMAQAAGILGFKMLDLKPADGTLYYFVGSDKLRFRNPVTPGDQLILEAKFISCKRQIWKFECQASVDGKPVCSAEIICAERKL from the coding sequence ATGATGGACATCAACGAGATTCGCGAATACCTGCCTCACCGTTACCCGTTCCTGCTGGTGGATCGCGTAGTGGACCTCAACGTCGAGGAAAAGCGCATTCGTGCCTACAAGAATGTCAGCATCAACGAACCGTTCTTCAATGGTCACTTTCCCGCGCATCCCATCATGCCGGGCGTGTTGATCATCGAGGCGATGGCCCAGGCTGCCGGTATCCTTGGTTTCAAAATGCTCGACCTCAAGCCTGCCGATGGCACGCTCTACTATTTCGTGGGCTCCGACAAGCTGCGTTTCCGCAACCCGGTCACCCCGGGTGACCAGTTGATCCTGGAAGCCAAGTTCATCAGTTGCAAGCGCCAGATCTGGAAGTTCGAATGCCAGGCCTCGGTGGACGGCAAGCCGGTGTGCTCCGCCGAGATCATCTGTGCGGAACGCAAACTATGA
- the lpxA gene encoding acyl-ACP--UDP-N-acetylglucosamine O-acyltransferase → MSLIDPRAIIDPSAVLAADVEVGPWSIIGAGVEIGEGTVIGPHVILKGPTRIGKHNRIYQFSSVGEDTPDMKYKGEETRLVIGDHNIIREGVTIHRGTVQDRAETTLGDHNLVMAYAHIGHDSVIGNHCILVNNTALAGHVHVDDWAILSGFTLVHQYCHIGAHSFSGMGTAIGKDVPAFVTVFGNPAEARSMNFEGMRRRGFSEEAIHALRRAYKVVYRQGLTVDQALIQLAEPAAAFPEVAVFRDSIQSSTRGITR, encoded by the coding sequence ATGAGTTTGATTGACCCTCGCGCAATCATCGATCCGTCGGCCGTACTGGCCGCCGACGTTGAGGTCGGCCCCTGGTCGATCATCGGCGCAGGTGTGGAAATCGGCGAGGGGACTGTCATCGGGCCGCACGTGATCCTCAAAGGTCCGACCCGCATTGGCAAACACAATCGCATCTACCAGTTCTCCTCGGTAGGCGAAGACACCCCGGACATGAAGTACAAGGGTGAAGAAACGCGCCTGGTAATCGGTGATCACAACATCATCCGTGAAGGTGTGACCATTCACCGTGGCACCGTGCAGGACCGGGCCGAGACCACCCTGGGCGATCACAATCTGGTGATGGCCTACGCGCATATCGGCCATGACAGCGTGATCGGCAACCATTGCATCCTGGTCAATAACACCGCGCTGGCGGGCCATGTGCACGTTGATGACTGGGCGATCCTGTCCGGGTTCACCCTGGTGCATCAGTACTGCCATATCGGTGCCCACAGCTTTTCCGGCATGGGCACCGCCATCGGCAAGGACGTTCCTGCGTTCGTGACGGTCTTTGGCAACCCGGCCGAAGCGCGCAGCATGAACTTCGAGGGCATGCGCCGTCGCGGGTTCAGCGAAGAGGCCATCCATGCGCTGCGCCGTGCCTACAAGGTGGTTTACCGTCAGGGGCTCACCGTGGACCAGGCGTTGATCCAACTGGCCGAGCCGGCAGCGGCGTTCCCGGAAGTCGCTGTGTTCCGTGACTCGATCCAGTCGTCGACTCGCGGCATCACCCGCTGA